One Streptomyces sp. L2 genomic window carries:
- a CDS encoding DUF4191 domain-containing protein: MARKETAAAAANPGRLKQIALTYKMTRKADKKIGLVLAAVGIGTLVVLLAIGFAIGHPVYLGILGLLAGLLATAIVFGRRAERAAFGQMEGQPGAAAAVLDNVGRGWTTTPAVAMNRSQDVVHRAVGKAGIVLVAEGNPNRVKSLLAAEKKKMNRVVADVPVHDVIVGNGEGQVPLKKLRTTMLKFPRVLAGPQVTATNDRLRAMGDLMSNMPLPKGPMPKGMRMPKGGPRGR, translated from the coding sequence ATGGCGAGGAAGGAAACGGCGGCGGCTGCCGCGAACCCGGGGCGACTGAAGCAGATCGCCCTCACTTACAAGATGACCCGCAAGGCTGACAAAAAGATCGGTCTTGTACTCGCGGCCGTCGGCATCGGCACCCTCGTTGTCCTCCTCGCGATCGGCTTCGCGATCGGCCACCCGGTCTACCTCGGGATCCTGGGCCTGCTCGCGGGCCTCCTGGCGACGGCGATCGTGTTCGGCCGCCGGGCCGAGCGGGCCGCGTTCGGGCAGATGGAGGGCCAGCCGGGCGCGGCGGCGGCGGTCCTGGACAACGTCGGCCGGGGCTGGACGACGACTCCGGCGGTGGCGATGAACCGCAGCCAGGACGTGGTGCACCGGGCGGTCGGCAAGGCCGGCATCGTGCTGGTCGCCGAGGGCAACCCGAACCGGGTGAAGAGCCTGCTGGCCGCCGAGAAGAAGAAGATGAACCGTGTCGTGGCCGACGTGCCGGTGCACGACGTGATCGTGGGCAACGGCGAGGGCCAGGTCCCGCTGAAGAAACTGCGCACGACGATGCTGAAGTTTCCGCGTGTGCTGGCTGGTCCCCAGGTGACGGCGACCAATGACCGGTTGCGGGCCATGGGGGATCTGATGAGCAATATGCCTTTGCCGAAGGGGCCTATGCCGAAGGGGATGCGGATGCCCAAGGGTGGGCCGCGGGG
- the lipA gene encoding lipoyl synthase, which yields MSAVAPDGRKMLRLEVRNSQTPIERKPEWIKTRAKMGPEYSKMQNLVKSEGLHTVCQEAGCPNIYECWEDREATFLIGGDQCTRRCDFCQIDTGKPEALDRDEPRRVGESVVTMDLNYATITGVARDDLEDGGAWLYAETVRQIHAQTADRADGRTKVELLAPDFNAVPEQLAEVFSSRPEVFAHNVETVPRIFKRIRPGFRYERSLKVITDARDYGLVTKSNLILGMGETREEVSEALRQLHEAGCELVTITQYLRPSVRHHPVERWVKPHEFVELKEEAEQIGFSGVMSGPLVRSSYRAGRLYRMAIEQRRSAAPQREGSSIASQAV from the coding sequence GTGTCCGCAGTCGCACCCGACGGACGCAAGATGCTGCGCCTGGAGGTCCGCAACAGCCAGACCCCCATCGAGCGCAAGCCCGAGTGGATCAAGACCCGGGCGAAAATGGGCCCCGAGTACTCGAAGATGCAGAACCTCGTGAAGAGCGAGGGCCTGCACACGGTCTGCCAGGAAGCCGGCTGTCCGAACATCTACGAGTGCTGGGAGGACCGCGAGGCGACCTTCCTCATCGGCGGCGACCAGTGCACCCGGCGCTGCGACTTCTGCCAGATCGACACGGGCAAGCCCGAGGCGCTGGACCGTGACGAGCCGCGCCGCGTCGGCGAGTCCGTCGTCACCATGGACCTGAACTACGCCACGATCACCGGCGTCGCGCGCGACGACCTGGAGGACGGCGGCGCCTGGCTGTACGCGGAGACGGTCCGCCAGATCCACGCGCAGACCGCGGACCGCGCGGACGGCCGTACCAAGGTCGAACTGCTCGCCCCCGACTTCAACGCGGTGCCCGAGCAGCTGGCCGAGGTCTTCTCCTCCCGGCCCGAGGTCTTCGCGCACAACGTCGAGACGGTCCCCCGGATCTTCAAGCGGATCCGCCCCGGCTTCCGCTACGAGCGCTCGCTGAAGGTCATCACCGACGCCCGCGACTACGGCCTGGTCACCAAGTCCAACCTGATCCTCGGCATGGGCGAGACCCGCGAGGAGGTCAGCGAGGCGCTGCGCCAGCTGCACGAGGCGGGCTGCGAGCTGGTCACCATCACCCAGTACCTGCGCCCGTCGGTGCGCCACCACCCGGTGGAGCGCTGGGTGAAGCCGCACGAGTTCGTCGAGCTGAAGGAGGAGGCCGAGCAGATCGGCTTCTCCGGTGTGATGTCCGGCCCGCTCGTCCGCTCCTCCTACCGGGCGGGGCGGCTGTACCGGATGGCCATCGAGCAGCGTCGATCAGCCGCTCCGCAGCGGGAGGGTTCCTCCATCGCCTCCCAGGCTGTGTGA
- the lipB gene encoding lipoyl(octanoyl) transferase LipB — MSELRFVRMGFGADAVDYQEAWDEQRRVHAARFADETPDTVLLLEHPPVYTAGRRTADNERPLDGTPVIDVDRGGKITWHGPGQLVGYPIQKLPRPVDVVAHVRRLEEALIRVCAEYGVETTRIEGRSGVWVLGDPVEQRPALGGLSLDFDPRLTDEEFDPRLNGPEYAPSNAGQRREDRKIAAIGIRVAKGVTMHGFSFNVNPDNKWFDRIIPCGIRDAGVASLANELGRDITVEEVLPVVEKHLKDVLENADLRPRVIEKASA, encoded by the coding sequence GTGAGTGAGTTGCGGTTCGTCCGCATGGGGTTCGGTGCGGACGCCGTCGATTACCAGGAGGCCTGGGACGAGCAGCGCCGGGTGCACGCGGCCCGGTTCGCCGACGAGACCCCCGACACCGTGCTGCTCCTGGAGCACCCCCCGGTGTACACGGCCGGCCGCCGCACCGCGGACAACGAGCGCCCGCTGGACGGCACCCCGGTCATCGACGTGGACCGCGGCGGCAAGATCACCTGGCACGGCCCGGGCCAGCTCGTCGGCTACCCGATCCAGAAGCTGCCCCGCCCGGTGGACGTGGTCGCGCACGTACGGCGCCTGGAGGAGGCCCTGATCCGCGTCTGCGCCGAGTACGGCGTCGAGACCACCCGGATCGAGGGCCGCAGCGGCGTGTGGGTGCTCGGCGACCCGGTGGAGCAGCGCCCGGCGCTCGGCGGGCTGTCCCTCGACTTCGACCCGCGCCTGACGGACGAGGAGTTCGACCCCCGCCTCAACGGCCCGGAGTACGCGCCCTCCAACGCCGGACAGCGCCGCGAGGACCGTAAGATCGCGGCGATCGGCATCCGCGTCGCCAAGGGCGTCACGATGCACGGCTTCTCGTTCAACGTGAACCCCGACAACAAGTGGTTCGACCGGATCATCCCGTGCGGCATCCGCGACGCGGGCGTCGCCTCCCTCGCGAACGAGCTGGGCCGCGACATCACGGTCGAGGAGGTCCTGCCGGTGGTGGAGAAGCACCTGAAGGACGTCCTGGAGAACGCGGACCTCAGGCCGAGGGTGATCGAGAAGGCCTCGGCGTAG
- a CDS encoding regulator — protein MTDRPAQRTPNRQLAALIAEAGFSNAGLARRVDQLGLEHGLDLRYDKTSVTRWLRGQQPRGTTPALIAEVFTRRLGRRLTAQDLGLDACAPVYAGLEFAATPEEAVDIVSGLWRKDSGSHAELRKIAFTPAGLVVPSRDWLIGKADDRVARERTPRVPAQSRPGPHKPAPGPGRAESAPALPPRPRAQAERGAGHKVSGGDIAALRSVGELFRTLDDAYGGGHARQALVRYLEHECEPMLRGTYDEPTGRRLFAAAADLTRLAGWTSYDIAAHGLAQRYFVQALRLSQAAADRAYGSYVLVTMSRQAVYLGHGREAVQLARVAQQGVGTGGPPVVQALLHAAEARAHGVLGEVRACTGALVRAERALEAARPGDEVPHWARFFDEAQLADEFGHCHRDLQQFRSAAQHAERALRLRAPAHARSRLFCRVVLATARLGLGELDQACTLAAEAAGQAAEMRSVRAIEYVRDFERRLEPYKDAAPARGYREKVAALG, from the coding sequence ATGACGGACCGACCCGCGCAGCGCACCCCCAACCGCCAGCTCGCCGCGCTCATCGCAGAAGCGGGGTTCTCCAACGCGGGTCTCGCCCGACGCGTCGACCAGCTCGGCCTGGAACACGGGCTCGACCTCAGATACGACAAGACATCCGTCACCCGCTGGCTGCGCGGCCAGCAGCCCCGGGGTACGACCCCGGCACTGATCGCCGAGGTGTTCACCCGCCGCCTCGGACGCCGGCTCACCGCCCAGGACCTCGGCCTGGACGCCTGCGCGCCGGTGTACGCCGGGCTGGAGTTCGCGGCGACCCCGGAGGAGGCCGTGGACATCGTCAGCGGGCTGTGGCGCAAGGACTCCGGCAGCCACGCCGAACTGCGCAAGATCGCGTTCACCCCGGCCGGGCTGGTCGTGCCCAGCCGGGACTGGCTGATCGGCAAGGCCGACGACCGGGTGGCCCGCGAGCGCACGCCCCGGGTGCCGGCGCAAAGCCGGCCGGGCCCGCACAAGCCGGCGCCCGGCCCCGGACGCGCCGAGTCCGCGCCCGCCCTGCCGCCCCGGCCGCGCGCGCAGGCCGAGCGGGGCGCGGGCCACAAGGTCAGCGGCGGCGACATCGCCGCGCTGCGCTCCGTGGGCGAGCTGTTCCGCACCCTCGACGACGCCTACGGCGGCGGCCACGCCCGGCAGGCCCTCGTGCGCTACCTGGAACACGAGTGCGAGCCCATGCTCCGCGGCACCTACGACGAGCCGACCGGCCGCCGTCTGTTCGCCGCGGCCGCCGACCTCACCCGGCTCGCCGGCTGGACGTCGTACGACATCGCCGCGCACGGACTCGCCCAGCGCTACTTCGTACAGGCGCTCCGGCTGTCCCAGGCCGCCGCCGACCGTGCCTACGGCTCCTACGTGCTGGTCACCATGAGCCGCCAGGCCGTGTACCTCGGGCACGGCAGGGAGGCCGTCCAGCTGGCCCGGGTGGCCCAGCAGGGGGTCGGCACCGGCGGCCCGCCGGTCGTGCAGGCGCTGCTGCACGCCGCGGAGGCGCGGGCGCACGGGGTGCTCGGCGAGGTGCGGGCGTGCACCGGCGCACTGGTCCGGGCCGAGCGCGCCCTGGAGGCGGCCCGGCCCGGGGACGAGGTGCCGCACTGGGCCCGGTTCTTCGACGAGGCACAGCTCGCCGACGAGTTCGGGCACTGCCACCGCGACCTCCAGCAGTTCCGGTCGGCCGCGCAGCACGCCGAACGCGCCCTGCGGCTGCGGGCCCCCGCGCACGCCCGCAGCCGCCTGTTCTGCCGCGTCGTCCTGGCCACCGCCCGCCTCGGCCTCGGCGAACTCGACCAGGCCTGCACCCTGGCCGCGGAGGCCGCCGGCCAGGCCGCGGAGATGCGCTCGGTCCGCGCGATCGAGTACGTCCGCGACTTCGAGCGCCGCCTGGAGCCCTACAAGGACGCCGCCCCGGCGAGGGGCTACCGGGAGAAGGTGGCGGCCCTGGGCTGA
- a CDS encoding NAD(P)/FAD-dependent oxidoreductase, whose protein sequence is MLEPAYQVDVVIVGAGIAGLSAAHRLISAGITTTVLEAAPWVGGRMSTEKVDGFRLDRIGQLLSTSYPELRLSPGLDGLTLRRFAPGVLLHRDGRRHRAGAPAGGRSARGALHVVRALASAPRGPAAVPGRTSAPLGGAVDQARLGAALARIAATPVERVLARPELPAAQALAARGVPARTIDGFLRPLLAALLCDPELATSSRCADLALRSFASGRLCVPEGGADVLPELLAGTLPPGTVRTGVRATSVSTTSVTTAEHGEIRCRAVLLATDARAAAELLPGLRVPDFHPVTVLHHTTDDPAPALSTGTSLLLDADRGGPVAHTAVLSNVDPSRAPAGRVLISSTVLGTPPDGVDTAVRIHLARLYGTSTRRWETLAVRHTPEAVPAMRPPHDLRRPVRILAGLYVCGDHRDTSTVQGAFRSAHRAAAAILTDLGAAGSLHRADPPATLPRAA, encoded by the coding sequence GTGCTTGAGCCCGCGTACCAGGTGGACGTCGTCATCGTGGGAGCCGGAATCGCCGGTCTCTCCGCGGCTCATCGGCTGATCAGCGCAGGAATAACGACCACGGTCCTGGAGGCCGCCCCATGGGTCGGCGGCCGTATGTCGACCGAGAAGGTCGACGGCTTCCGGCTCGACCGCATCGGACAGCTGCTCTCCACGTCCTACCCCGAACTCCGCCTGTCCCCCGGCCTCGACGGGCTCACCCTGCGCCGGTTCGCGCCGGGCGTGCTGCTGCACCGCGACGGCCGCAGGCACCGCGCGGGCGCTCCGGCGGGCGGACGGAGCGCGAGGGGCGCACTTCACGTAGTGCGCGCCCTGGCGAGCGCCCCCCGCGGGCCCGCGGCGGTACCCGGCCGCACGAGCGCGCCCCTCGGCGGCGCCGTGGACCAGGCCCGCCTCGGCGCCGCGCTGGCGCGGATCGCCGCGACGCCCGTCGAGCGGGTCCTGGCCCGTCCCGAACTGCCCGCCGCGCAGGCCCTCGCCGCGCGCGGGGTGCCCGCCCGGACGATCGACGGCTTTCTGCGCCCGCTGCTCGCCGCGCTGCTGTGCGACCCGGAGCTGGCCACGTCGAGCCGGTGCGCCGACCTGGCGCTGCGCTCCTTCGCGAGCGGCCGGCTGTGCGTGCCGGAGGGCGGTGCCGACGTACTGCCGGAACTCCTGGCGGGGACGCTGCCGCCGGGCACGGTGCGCACGGGGGTGCGGGCGACCTCCGTGTCCACGACCTCGGTGACCACCGCCGAGCACGGGGAGATCCGCTGCCGGGCGGTGCTGCTGGCGACGGACGCGCGGGCCGCGGCCGAGCTGCTGCCGGGGCTGCGGGTGCCCGACTTCCATCCGGTGACGGTGCTGCACCACACCACGGACGATCCGGCCCCGGCGCTGTCCACGGGCACCTCGCTGCTGCTGGACGCCGACCGGGGCGGGCCGGTCGCGCACACGGCGGTGCTCAGCAATGTCGACCCGAGCCGGGCGCCGGCGGGCCGGGTGCTGATCTCCTCGACCGTCCTCGGCACCCCGCCCGACGGCGTCGACACGGCCGTCCGCATCCATCTCGCCCGCCTGTACGGCACCTCGACGCGCCGCTGGGAGACGCTGGCCGTCCGCCACACGCCCGAGGCGGTGCCCGCGATGCGGCCCCCGCACGACCTGCGGCGGCCGGTACGGATCCTGGCGGGCCTGTACGTGTGCGGCGACCACCGGGACACCAGTACCGTCCAGGGCGCCTTCCGCTCGGCCCACCGCGCCGCCGCCGCCATCCTGACGGACCTCGGCGCGGCCGGCTCCCTCCACCGGGCCGACCCGCCCGCCACCCTCCCCCGGGCGGCCTGA
- a CDS encoding TIGR01777 family oxidoreductase gives MERSRIAVAGASGLIGSALVRSLAADGHEVVRLVRRAPSGPGEVRWDPARQWVDAAGLAGCDAVVNLAGAGIGDRRWTPEYKRRIRDSRVLGTAALAKAVASLPEPPRVFVNGSAMGIYGETGDRIVDEDAPPGDGFLPSVCVEWEEAAEPVREAGVRTVFLRTGLVIARGGGAWGRLFPLFRAGLGGRLGDGRQYWSYIALHDEIAAIRHLIDTEALSGPFNLTAPEPLTNREVTAAMGRVLHRPTVFAVPAPVLRAVLGEMAGDVLGSVRVVPKRLLESGFRFAFPAIDAAIRSAG, from the coding sequence ATGGAGCGTTCACGAATCGCGGTGGCCGGTGCGTCCGGTCTCATCGGCAGCGCCCTGGTCCGATCGCTGGCCGCGGACGGGCACGAGGTGGTGCGCCTGGTCCGCCGGGCGCCCTCGGGCCCGGGCGAGGTGCGCTGGGATCCCGCCCGGCAGTGGGTGGACGCGGCGGGTCTGGCGGGCTGTGACGCGGTGGTGAACCTGGCGGGGGCGGGGATCGGTGACCGGCGCTGGACGCCCGAGTACAAGCGGCGGATCCGGGACAGCCGCGTGCTGGGTACGGCGGCGCTGGCGAAGGCGGTGGCCTCGCTGCCGGAACCGCCGCGGGTGTTCGTGAACGGCAGCGCGATGGGCATCTACGGCGAGACCGGTGACCGGATCGTCGACGAGGACGCCCCGCCGGGCGACGGGTTCCTGCCGTCGGTGTGCGTGGAGTGGGAGGAGGCGGCGGAGCCGGTGCGGGAGGCGGGCGTACGGACGGTGTTCCTGCGCACGGGGCTGGTGATCGCGCGCGGGGGCGGTGCCTGGGGGCGGTTGTTCCCGCTGTTCCGGGCGGGGCTCGGGGGGCGGCTGGGCGACGGCCGCCAGTACTGGTCGTACATCGCGCTGCACGACGAGATCGCCGCGATCCGCCATCTCATCGACACCGAGGCCCTGTCCGGACCGTTCAACCTGACGGCACCCGAGCCGCTGACGAACCGTGAGGTGACGGCGGCCATGGGCCGGGTCCTGCACCGGCCGACCGTGTTCGCCGTCCCGGCACCGGTCCTGCGGGCGGTGCTGGGCGAGATGGCCGGGGATGTGCTGGGCAGTGTGCGCGTGGTGCCGAAGCGGTTGCTGGAGTCGGGGTTCAGGTTCGCGTTCCCGGCCATCGACGCGGCGATCCGCTCCGCGGGTTAG
- a CDS encoding GNAT family N-acetyltransferase — protein MPDPFIPVAIRVAQPADDTALSLLDRETWSTLHEVMPEPQPPYSPFFGDRDDPRDTLVAELGHRIVGYVRLGLSTPLASNSHVRQIQGLAVHDDARGKGVGHALVRAAVAEARDRGARRITLRVLGHNTPARALYASEGFVVEGVLPQEFLVGGEYVDDVLMGQSLGGGAPTT, from the coding sequence ATGCCGGACCCGTTCATACCCGTCGCCATCCGCGTGGCCCAGCCCGCCGACGACACCGCACTGAGCCTCCTCGACCGGGAGACCTGGTCGACCCTGCACGAGGTCATGCCCGAACCCCAGCCGCCGTACAGCCCGTTCTTCGGTGACCGGGACGACCCCCGCGACACCCTCGTCGCCGAACTCGGTCACCGGATCGTGGGCTACGTCCGGCTCGGCCTTTCGACCCCGCTCGCGTCCAACTCCCACGTACGGCAGATCCAGGGCCTCGCCGTCCACGACGACGCCCGCGGCAAGGGCGTGGGACACGCACTCGTCCGTGCTGCTGTCGCGGAGGCGCGCGACCGGGGCGCGCGGCGCATCACCCTGCGCGTCCTCGGCCACAACACCCCGGCCCGCGCGCTGTACGCCTCCGAGGGGTTCGTCGTCGAGGGCGTACTCCCGCAGGAGTTCCTGGTCGGCGGCGAGTACGTCGACGACGTCCTCATGGGACAGTCCTTGGGGGGCGGCGCGCCTACGACGTGA
- a CDS encoding MarP family serine protease, with translation MDLLDLLLVLLIVGYAASGYRRGLVAGCVSLAGFVGGAAVGVWVLPWVTGLAARGSTTSTVLAVLTVLVPGVVGHELAGRLALRLRGELDRGPLRVADGIGGAAANAVAVLVVAWVAASVLAATPSQTLSTAIRNSALLGTVQEAMPDTTPAWFSRATSALTQAGFPQVFNPFENEAAARVPEPSGDSVTPAAAEAAKRSTVKIEGLSGSEGREGSGFVYAARHVMTNAHVVAGIDHPSVRVGGVGPSYAARVVLFDPDRDVAVLYVPGLHTPVLRFDDDARRGAAAVVAGYPQDGGLNLRAATVASRVRATGQNIYNDRTVTREIYSVRSTVRPGNSGGPLLTTDGRVFGMVFARSTSDAETGYALTAAEVAGDARQAATATTAVDTGRLVTS, from the coding sequence GTGGACCTGCTCGACCTGCTGCTGGTGCTGCTGATCGTCGGCTACGCGGCGTCCGGGTACCGGCGTGGGCTGGTGGCCGGATGCGTGTCGCTGGCCGGGTTCGTGGGCGGCGCGGCCGTCGGCGTGTGGGTGCTGCCCTGGGTGACGGGCCTGGCCGCGCGCGGGTCGACGACGTCGACGGTGCTCGCGGTGCTGACGGTGCTGGTGCCGGGCGTGGTGGGGCACGAGCTGGCGGGGCGGCTGGCGCTGCGGCTGCGCGGGGAGCTGGACCGGGGGCCGCTGCGGGTGGCGGACGGGATCGGCGGGGCGGCGGCCAACGCGGTCGCGGTGCTGGTCGTGGCCTGGGTCGCGGCGAGCGTCCTGGCGGCGACCCCGTCGCAGACCCTGTCCACGGCGATACGGAACTCCGCCCTGCTGGGCACGGTGCAGGAGGCGATGCCGGACACCACGCCCGCCTGGTTCTCGCGGGCCACGTCCGCCCTCACGCAGGCGGGCTTCCCGCAGGTGTTCAACCCGTTCGAGAACGAGGCGGCGGCCCGGGTGCCCGAGCCCTCCGGCGACAGTGTGACGCCGGCCGCGGCGGAGGCGGCCAAGCGGAGCACGGTGAAGATCGAGGGCCTCTCGGGCAGTGAGGGCCGCGAGGGCAGCGGGTTCGTGTACGCGGCGCGGCACGTGATGACGAACGCGCACGTGGTGGCCGGGATCGACCACCCGAGCGTCCGGGTGGGCGGTGTCGGGCCGTCGTACGCGGCGCGGGTGGTGCTGTTCGACCCGGACCGGGACGTGGCCGTGCTGTACGTGCCGGGGCTGCACACGCCGGTGCTGCGCTTCGACGACGACGCCCGGCGGGGCGCGGCGGCGGTGGTGGCGGGCTATCCGCAGGACGGCGGCCTGAACCTGCGGGCGGCGACGGTGGCGAGCCGGGTCCGGGCGACGGGCCAGAACATCTACAACGACCGCACGGTCACCCGGGAGATCTACTCGGTCCGCTCGACGGTCCGGCCGGGCAACTCCGGCGGCCCGCTGCTGACCACCGACGGCCGGGTGTTCGGCATGGTCTTCGCCCGTTCCACCTCGGACGCGGAGACGGGGTACGCGCTGACGGCGGCCGAGGTGGCGGGCGACGCCCGGCAGGCGGCGACCGCCACGACGGCGGTGGACACGGGCCGCCTGGTCACGTCGTAG
- a CDS encoding peptidoglycan recognition protein: MRVLRRARAGRRRRRAHIRGAVLVPLACLPGLAAVLALALCAQGVERAVTVRLDRPVPSTRPAAVDPAAAHRAPRPRIVLRAAWLDPVTRRDQPPPRYDDKVVAVFVHHTDSPNTYRCADTPRIIRDLYAGQTSGARDWDDIGYNFLVDRCGTVYEGRAGGVDRPVTGAHTKGFNHRTAGIAAIGTFTAGVPVPRAMTDAIAALAAWKLGLAGVDPRGRTRLVSTSGLSRYRAGTTATLPTLAAHRDAYMTSCPGAALTALLPEIRQEAARLQGRPATGTS, from the coding sequence ATGCGTGTCCTGCGAAGAGCGCGGGCGGGCCGGCGACGGCGCCGCGCGCACATACGCGGCGCGGTGCTCGTGCCGCTCGCCTGCCTGCCCGGCCTGGCCGCCGTCCTCGCCCTGGCCCTGTGCGCCCAGGGCGTGGAGCGGGCCGTCACGGTCCGCCTCGACCGGCCCGTCCCCTCCACCCGCCCGGCCGCCGTCGATCCCGCGGCCGCGCACCGGGCGCCCCGGCCCCGGATCGTGCTCCGCGCCGCCTGGCTCGACCCCGTCACCCGGCGCGACCAGCCGCCCCCGCGCTACGACGACAAGGTGGTCGCCGTCTTCGTCCACCACACCGACTCGCCCAACACCTACCGGTGCGCCGACACCCCCCGGATCATCCGGGACCTGTACGCCGGCCAGACCAGCGGCGCCCGCGACTGGGACGACATCGGCTACAACTTCCTCGTCGACCGCTGCGGCACCGTCTACGAGGGCCGCGCCGGGGGCGTCGACCGGCCGGTCACCGGCGCCCACACCAAGGGCTTCAACCACCGCACCGCCGGTATCGCCGCCATCGGCACCTTCACCGCCGGGGTGCCCGTGCCCCGGGCCATGACCGACGCGATTGCCGCCCTCGCCGCCTGGAAGCTGGGCCTCGCCGGCGTCGACCCGCGCGGCCGCACCCGCCTGGTCTCCACCAGCGGCCTCAGCCGCTACCGGGCCGGCACCACCGCCACTCTGCCCACCCTCGCCGCCCACCGGGACGCCTACATGACCAGCTGCCCCGGCGCCGCCCTGACCGCGCTGCTCCCGGAGATCAGACAGGAGGCGGCCCGTCTCCAGGGCCGGCCGGCCACAGGAACCTCCTGA
- a CDS encoding helix-turn-helix transcriptional regulator — MTAKDPALERRRVRLALRNYRNKAGISQPEVAEHLAWSPSKVIRIEGGSVGVSVTDLRALLDLYAVRDEATRQDLEQATRDSRRPPWYSAYRDVVPPHFATYLGLESAARELFAYDPTLVPGLLQTEEYTRALLGDGSGDGNGSGDGRQPAEETDAIVRLRVERQRRLLREASEPRLSFLVDEAALRRWVGGPATMRGQLERLKSVAGIAHVDLGVVPFSLGAHPVLRNGSIALTFGDGDDVLFVESSSGALTTRDDQHAVDEYLTRFAESRRQSLSGDEATAFIDEVLAQYPS, encoded by the coding sequence ATGACAGCGAAAGATCCGGCTCTGGAACGGCGCAGGGTACGTCTCGCCCTGCGCAACTATCGCAACAAGGCGGGCATCAGCCAGCCCGAAGTGGCCGAGCACCTGGCCTGGTCACCGTCGAAGGTCATCCGTATCGAGGGCGGCTCGGTCGGCGTGTCCGTCACCGACCTGCGCGCCCTCCTCGATCTGTACGCCGTACGGGACGAGGCGACCCGCCAGGACCTGGAGCAGGCCACCCGGGACAGCAGACGGCCGCCCTGGTACAGCGCCTACCGGGACGTGGTGCCCCCGCACTTCGCCACGTACCTGGGCCTGGAGAGCGCGGCCCGCGAACTGTTCGCCTACGACCCGACGCTCGTCCCCGGCCTGCTCCAGACCGAGGAGTACACCCGCGCCCTGCTGGGGGACGGGAGCGGGGACGGGAACGGTTCCGGGGACGGCCGGCAGCCGGCCGAGGAGACCGACGCGATCGTGCGGCTGCGGGTCGAACGGCAGCGGCGGCTGCTGCGGGAGGCGTCCGAGCCCCGGCTGTCGTTCCTGGTCGACGAGGCGGCGCTGCGCCGCTGGGTCGGCGGGCCGGCCACGATGCGGGGGCAGTTGGAGCGGCTGAAGTCCGTCGCCGGGATCGCGCACGTGGACCTGGGAGTGGTGCCCTTCTCGCTGGGCGCGCACCCGGTGCTGCGCAACGGCTCGATCGCGCTGACGTTCGGCGACGGCGACGACGTGCTGTTCGTGGAGAGCTCCAGCGGCGCGCTGACCACGCGCGACGACCAGCACGCGGTCGACGAGTACCTGACGCGGTTCGCGGAGTCCCGCAGGCAGTCCCTGTCGGGCGACGAGGCGACCGCGTTCATCGACGAGGTGCTGGCGCAGTACCCGTCCTAG
- a CDS encoding DUF4240 domain-containing protein has protein sequence MDETEFWELIDSTREAAEGDPEEQADVLVSRLLELEPELVLDFARHFEARYNRAYRWDLWGAAWVLLDGASDDAFDYFRCWLIGQGREVFEGALHEPDALADLLDDFDEEIDGDGEELGYAADEAYEQLTGSVATDLGIAPAPAEPQGTPVDFEKESVLADLYPKLWDRFKG, from the coding sequence ATGGACGAGACGGAGTTCTGGGAGCTGATCGACTCCACCCGGGAGGCCGCCGAGGGCGACCCCGAGGAGCAGGCCGACGTGCTCGTGTCCCGGCTGCTGGAGCTGGAGCCGGAGCTGGTCCTGGACTTCGCCCGTCATTTCGAGGCCCGCTACAACCGCGCGTACCGCTGGGATCTGTGGGGTGCCGCCTGGGTGCTGCTGGACGGGGCGAGCGACGACGCGTTCGACTACTTCCGGTGCTGGCTCATCGGACAGGGCCGGGAGGTCTTCGAGGGCGCCCTGCACGAGCCGGACGCGCTGGCGGACCTGCTCGACGACTTCGACGAGGAGATCGACGGCGACGGCGAGGAGCTGGGGTACGCGGCGGACGAGGCGTACGAGCAGCTGACCGGCTCGGTCGCCACCGACCTGGGCATCGCCCCGGCTCCCGCCGAGCCCCAGGGCACCCCGGTCGACTTCGAGAAGGAATCGGTCCTCGCCGACCTCTATCCCAAACTCTGGGATCGCTTCAAGGGCTGA